In a genomic window of Balaenoptera ricei isolate mBalRic1 chromosome 3, mBalRic1.hap2, whole genome shotgun sequence:
- the NUDT12 gene encoding NAD-capped RNA hydrolase NUDT12, with protein MSSVKRSPNQEIISQFHYSAAEGDIARLTVMLSHSPSLLNETSENGWTALMYAARNGHPDVVQFLLEKGCDRSIINKSRQTALDIAEFWGYKHIANLLANAKGGKKPWFLTSEIEECENYFSKTLLDRKSEKRNNSDWLLAKESHPATVYILFSDLNPLVTLGGNKESFQQPEVRLCQLNYTDIKDYLAQPEKITLIFLGVELEMKKELFNYAGEVSQEKDALVAWFALGIDPVAAEEFKQRHENCYFLHPPMPALLQLKEKEAGVVAQARSVLAWHSRYKFCPTCGSATKIEEGGYKRVCLKEDCPSLHGVHNTSYPRVDPVVIMQVIHPDGTKCLLGRQKRFPPGMFTCLAGFIEPGETIEDAVRREVEEESGVRVGHVQYVSCQPWPMPSSLMIGCLAVAVSTEIKVDKNEIEDARWFTREQVVDVLTKGKQQAFFVPPSRAIAHQLIKHWIGMNPNL; from the exons atgtCTTCTGTAAAAAGAAGTCCAAACCAAGAAATTATATCCCAATTTCACTATTCAGCTGCAGAAGGAGATATTGCCAGGTTAACAGTAATGCTCAGTCATTCTCCATCTCTTCTCAATGAAACTTCTGAAAATGGCTGGACTGCTTTAATGTATGCTGCAAGGAATGGGCACCCAGATGTTGTCCAGTTTCTACTTGAGAAAGG GTGCGACAGATCCATTATCAATAAATCAAGGCAGACTGCACTGGATATTGCTGAATTTTGGGGTTATAAGCATATAGCTAACTTACTAGCTAATGCTAAAGGTGGGAAGAAGCCTTGGTTCCTAACCAGTGAAATAGAAgaatgtgaaaattattttagcaAGACACTACTGGACcggaaaagtgaaaaaagaaataattctgaCTGGCTGTTAGCAAAAGAAAGCCATCCAGCCACGGTTTATATCCTTTTCTCAGATTTAAATCCCTTGGTTACTCTAGGTGGCAATAAAGAAAGTTTCCAACAGCCGGAAGTCAGGCTTTGTCAGCTGAACTACACAGATATAAAGGATTATTTGGCTCAGCCTGAGAAGATCACCTTGATTTTCCTTGGAGTAGAacttgaaatgaaaaaagagttATTTAATTATGCTGGGGAAGTCTCACAAGAAAAAGATGCGTTGGTTGCCTGGTTTGCTTTAGGTATAGATCCTGTTGCTGCTGAAGAATTTAAGCAAAGACATGAAAATTGCTATTTTCTTCATCCTCCAATGCCAGCTCTTCTgcaattgaaagaaaaagaagctg GGGTTGTAGCTCAAGCAAGATCTGTCCTCGCCTGGCACAGTCGATATAAGTTCTGCCCAACCTGTGGAAGTGCAACTAAAATTGAAGAAGGTGGCTATAAAAGAGTATGCTTAAAAGAAGACTGTCCTAGCCTCCATGGTGTTCACAATACATCATACCCAAGAGTTG atccAGTAGTAATCATGCAAGTTATTCATCCAGATGGGACCAAATGTCTTTTAGGCAGGCAGAAAAGATTTCCTCCAGGCATGTTTACCTGCCTTGCTGGATTTATTGAACCTG GGGAGACAATAGAAGATGCTGTTCGGAGAGAAGtagaagaagagagtggagtCAGAGTTGGCCATGTTCAGTATGTCTCTTGTCAACCATGGCCTATGCCCTCCTCCTTAATGATTGGTTGCTTAGCTGTGGCAGTGTCTACAGAAATTAAAGTTGACAAGAATGAAATAGAGGATGCCCGCTGGTTCACTAGAGAACAG GTTGTGGATGTTCTGACCAAAGGGAAGCAGCAGGCATTCTTTGTGCCACCAAGCCGAGCTATTGCACATCAACTAATCAAACACTGGATTGGAATGAACCCCAATCTCTAA